The following proteins are co-located in the Spea bombifrons isolate aSpeBom1 chromosome 3, aSpeBom1.2.pri, whole genome shotgun sequence genome:
- the OTOR gene encoding otoraplin, translated as MSQVVFVAVIVIYLGVFYHDADGIFMQKLSKKKVCADDECVYAISLAKAEDDYNAPDCRFVNVKKGEMIFVYSKLLKAHKHGGEFWSGSVYSDQYRDQMGLIGYFPSSLVTEIHVYQNATKELPTTAIDFYCD; from the exons ATGTCACAGGTGGTCTTTGTTGCAGTAATAGTCATTTACCTGGGGGTTTTCTACCATGACGCTGATGGGATTTTCATGCAGAAACTGTCAAAGAAGAAAGTTTGTGCTGATGATGAATGTGTTT ATGCAATATCTCTGGCAAAAGCCGAAGATGATTACAATGCGCCAGACTGCAGATTTGTGAACGTAAAGAAAGGAGAGATGATCTTTGTGTATTCAAAACTACTAAAAGCCCACAAACATGGTGGAGAGTTCTGGTCTGGAAGT GTTTACAGTGACCAGTACAGGGATCAGATGGGACTTATTGGGTATTTTCCTAGCAGTCTTGTCACAGAGATACATGTGTACCAGAACGCAACTAAAGAGCTACCCACAACT